A single window of Zea mays cultivar B73 chromosome 10, Zm-B73-REFERENCE-NAM-5.0, whole genome shotgun sequence DNA harbors:
- the LOC100037818 gene encoding suppressors of mec-8 and unc-52 yields MSSKKNYYKEKLMRRKEEKKEEPETPRYRDRAKERREDQNPDYEPTELGSFHAVAPPGNDLRLADAHKISIEKSKYLGGDLEHTHLVKGLDYALLHKVRSEIEKKPEAEDGKDTKSRAAKEDQAVSFRTATAKSVYQWIIKPQSIIKENELFLPGRMSFIYNMEEGVTNDIPTTLHRSKADCPVPEEMVTVSVDGSVLERIAKIMTYLRLGSSGKVLKKKKKERDIKGKSNLASGDYGESVKPSQTNGSTLKHQSDMPPPPAPPPRNNNFNGKEKQPVPVSREDDDDIFVGDGVDYLVPNKEMSQSPVSDMDESPHNHQKQSNFTEPLYGPVPPSESAQAWQQPNTYDAAVQAQMAAAGYQGDWSSYVYAEQQLGYPEQYVQQSTQEYDVLADPSISQDPRFMTQADKDRGLGSVFKRDDQRLNQLREKDARERDPNFISDSYSECYPGYQEYNNEIAGSDDEDDLSKMDMGGRAKGRLHRWDFETEEEWAKYNDQKEAMPKAAFQFGVKMQDGRKTRKQNKDQKLTNDLHKINKILARKKGEKDGAEDGGHYDDDLPSSKKQRG; encoded by the exons atGTCATCGAAGAAGAACTACTATAAGGAGAAGTTGATGCGGCGGAA AGAGGAGAAAAAAGAAGAGCCAGAGACACCCAGGTACCGCGATCGTGCTAAGGAGCGGCGTGAAGATCAAAACCCAGATTATGAACCTACAGAACTTGGTTCGTTTCATGCAGTGGCACCTCCTGGGAATGATTTGAG GCTGGCAGATGCTCACAAGATCTCAATTGAGAAAAGCAAATATCTCGGAG GTGATTTGGAGCATACACATCTGGTCAAGGGCTTGGACTATGCTCTACTTCATAAAGTACGGAGTGAAATTGAAAAGAAACCTGAGGCAGAGGATGGGAAGGATACAAAGTCAAG GGCAGCAAAAGAAGATCAGGCAGTCTCCTTCCGCACCGCAactgcaaag TCTGTGTACCAATGGATCATAAAGCCTCAAAGCATAATTAAAGAGAATGAATTGTTTCTTCCTGGCCGGATGTCATTTATTTACAACATG GAGGAGGGAGTAACCAATGATATTCCAACAACTCTTCATAGGAGCaaagctgattgtccagttccagAG GAGATGGTAACTGTCAGTGTGGATGGTTCAGTACTTGAAAGAATTGCTAAAATTATgacataccttcggcttggaTCATCAGGGAAGGTcttgaagaaaaagaaaaaggagagagATATAAAAG GGAAGAGCAATTTGGCAAGTGGTGACTATGGCGAGTCAGTAAAACCTTCCCAAACTAATGGTTCTACTCTGAAACATCAATCAGATATGCCACCACCACCGGCTCCACCCCCTCGGAACAATAATTTCAATGGGAAGGAGAAACAACCAGTCCCTGTTTCTAGAGAAGATGATGATGACATTTTTGTTGGAGATGGAGTTGACTATTTAGTTCCTAACAAGGAAATGAGTCAGAGCCCTGTCTCTGATATGGATGAATCCCCACATAACCATCAGAAGCAGTCCAATTTCACTGAACCGCTGTATGGCCCAGTTCCACCATCTGAATCTGCTCAAGCTTGGCAACAACCG AACACGTACGATGCTGCTGTTCAAGCTCAGATGGCAGCTGCTGGATATCAAGGTGACTGGTCAAGCTATGTGTATGCGGAACAGCAGTTGGGTTATCCAGAACAGTATGTGCAGCAAAGCACCCAGGAATACGATGTGTTAGCGGACCCTAGTATATCCCAGGATCCGAGGTTCATGACTCAGGCGGACAAGGATCGGGGTTTAGGTTCTGTTTTCAAACGTGATGATCAAAGGCTTAATCAGCTGAGGGAAAAAGATGCACGGGAGAGAGATCCAAATTTTATTTCAGATAGTTACTCAGAGTGTTATCCTGGGTACCAGGAGTATAATAATGAGATTGCAGGaagcgatgatgaagatgatttatcGAAGATGGATATGGGTGGACGG GCAAAGGGCCGTCTTCACAGGTGGGACTTTGAGACTGAAGAGGAGTGGGCCAAGTACAACGACCAGAAAGAAGCCATGCCAAAGGCTGCCTTCCAGTTTGGGGTGAAGATGCAGGACGGCAGGAAGACGAGGAAGCAGAACAAGGACCAGAAGCTCACTAATGACCTCCACAAGATCAACAAGATCCTGGCTAGGAAGAAGGGCGAGAAAGATGGGGCGGAAGATGGCGGTCACTACGACGATGATTTACCTAGCTCGAAGAAACAGCGTGGCTGA
- the LOC103640655 gene encoding uncharacterized protein translates to MKDVFPEAEKRECFRHLMNNYVKQYAGSEYMYPAARAYKAEVYDMYIANVRSNPDIAAWLDRFHSLLWYRSAFNPTIKCDYVTNNIAEVFNNWIKDYKDLPVCDLADKIRIMIMQLFYKRRRIGRRLEGKILPSIIAQLNARTRGLGHLEVIKGDDYVAEVRDNGDCFSRYVVKAHLRECSCKEWQHTGKPCHHALCLITAQQYRNVMMEEFVDDYYSVDMFRKAYDRLVEPIESKLFWPKVDFAKEVGAPLGKRGVGRQRKTRFKSCLEGGSSKKKPANESEKAKKIIRGKFKCPNCGELGHRKTSYKCPLNGTKKRKRKPRKNSTKKWFPKEPAEASSSQPEVGDSGRHQIVCIDVPQETVGTTPQKRVRRAVKKLTPKKKMNAG, encoded by the exons ATGAAGGATGTTTTTCCAGAAGCTGAGAAAAGAGAGTGTTTCCGGCACCTAATGAACAATTATGTCAAGCAATATGCTGGATCCGAATACATGTACCCTGCTGCCAGGGCGTACAAGGCAGAAGTATATGACATGTACATTGCAAATGTCAGAAGCAATCCTGATATTGCTGCTTGGTTAGATAGGTTCCATTCCTTGTTGTGGTACCGAAGTGCATTCAACCCTACTATCAAATGCGACTATgtaacaaataacattgctgaggtgTTCAATAACTGGATAAAGGACTACAAGGACCTCCCTGTTTGTGACCTGGCTGACAAAATTAGGATAATGATCATGCAACTATTTTACAAGAGGAGGCGGATAGGAAGGAGGTTGGAGGGAAAGATTTTACCTTCTATCATAGCACAACTGAATGCAAGAACTAGAGGACTTGGACACTTGGAGGTCATAAAAGGCGATGACTATGTTGCAGAGGTGAGAGACAATGGTGATTGTTTTTCTAGATATGTGGTGAAGGCTCATCTTAGAGAATGTTCATGTAAGGAATGGCAACATACAGGGAAGCCCTGCCACCATGCATTATGTCTAATTACCGCACAGCAATATAGAAATGTAATGATGGAGGAGTTTGTCGACGATTACTACTCAGTTGACATGTTTAGGAAAGCTTATGACAGATTGGTGGAGCCAATTGAAAGCAAATTATTTTGGCCGAAGGTGGATTTTGCAAAGGAGGTTGGTGCTCCACTAGGCAAGAGAGGCGTGGGACGTCAAAGGAAAACTAGGTTCAAGAGTTGTCTAGAAGGTGGGAGTAGTAAAAAAAAGCCTGCAAACGAAAGTGAGAAAGCTAAGAAGATTATTCGAGGCAAATTCAAGTGCCCTAATTGTGGGGAGTTAGGGCATAGGAAGACTAGCTACAAATGCCCCCTAAATGGAACGAAGAAAAG GAAAAGGAAACCAAGAAAGAACTCAACAAAGAAATGGTTTCCTAAGGAGCCAGCTGAAGCTTCTTCGTCACAGCCTGAAGTAGGGGATTCTGGTCGACACCAAATTGTCTGCATTGATGTTCCACAAGAAACAGTTGGTACTACCCCACAGAAGAGAGTGAGGCGTGCTGTCAAAAAACTGACTCCAAAGAAGAAGATGAACGCTGGCTAG